Proteins encoded within one genomic window of Mesorhizobium sp. AR10:
- a CDS encoding ABC transporter substrate-binding protein encodes MYGKRKISAGVIALLAASTLGAAANEKVTFGTNWLAQAEHGGYYQAVADGTYAACGLDVTIMQGGPQVSGRPLLLAGKIDFYMGGNLLSAFDAVQQDIPMRVVAADFQKDPQVIMSQPGQGLDKWEDLKTADQYILSDEGAQTFFLWMVAELGFDSAKRVPYTFNPAPFIANKKSIQQGYVTSEPFAVQKEGGFMPNQFLLADYGWDTYSTTVETMQDTIDKRPEVVQCFVDGSAKGWYNYLYGDNKAANDMIKKDNPDMTDEQIAFSIEQLKKFGVVDSGDTEKLGIGAMTEARIQSFYDKMVKAKALPAGLDVKKSYTLAFVNKSVGLDLKK; translated from the coding sequence ACGCTTGGTGCGGCGGCGAACGAAAAAGTCACCTTCGGCACCAACTGGCTCGCCCAGGCCGAGCATGGCGGCTACTATCAGGCGGTGGCGGACGGCACCTATGCCGCCTGCGGTCTGGACGTGACAATCATGCAGGGCGGCCCGCAGGTCAGCGGGCGGCCGCTGCTGCTTGCCGGCAAGATCGATTTCTACATGGGCGGCAATTTGCTTTCGGCGTTCGACGCCGTGCAGCAGGACATTCCGATGCGGGTGGTGGCGGCGGACTTCCAAAAGGACCCGCAGGTCATCATGTCCCAGCCCGGCCAGGGCCTGGACAAATGGGAGGATCTGAAGACTGCCGACCAATACATACTGAGCGACGAGGGCGCACAGACCTTCTTCCTATGGATGGTCGCGGAGCTCGGCTTCGATTCGGCCAAGCGCGTGCCCTACACGTTCAACCCGGCGCCGTTCATTGCCAACAAGAAGTCGATCCAGCAGGGCTACGTCACTTCAGAGCCGTTCGCCGTCCAGAAGGAGGGCGGCTTCATGCCGAACCAGTTCCTGCTGGCCGACTATGGCTGGGACACATATTCGACGACGGTCGAGACCATGCAGGACACGATCGATAAGCGCCCAGAGGTCGTACAGTGCTTTGTCGATGGGTCGGCCAAGGGCTGGTACAACTACCTCTACGGCGACAACAAGGCCGCCAACGACATGATCAAGAAGGACAATCCGGACATGACGGATGAGCAGATCGCCTTCTCGATCGAGCAGCTGAAGAAGTTCGGCGTCGTCGATTCCGGCGACACCGAGAAGCTCGGCATCGGCGCGATGACGGAAGCGCGCATCCAGAGCTTCTACGACAAGATGGTCAAGGCCAAGGCCTTGCCGGCCGGCCTCGACGTCAAGAAGTCCTACACGCTTGCCTTCGTCAACAAGAGCGTCGGGCTGGACCTGAAGAAGTAG
- a CDS encoding ABC transporter ATP-binding protein: MKLEKVAQAPGMASGEGPMLLALRGVGKVFSNGVTALSDVNLTIRDGDFLSLLGPSGCGKSTALRLIAGLSTPTSGVLDWRGSGSSGRSQIGFVFQEPTLLPWADVFDNVWLPLRLKGVSRAKAAPAVMEMLARVHLTGFENAVPRELSGGMKMRVSIARAMVTKPRVLLMDEPFAALDEITRFKLNNDLLELWQDERFTVVFVTHSVFESVFLSNRVVVMAARPGRVFGELAVDAPYPRDDVFRTSPDYAALCRQASDVLVNAINSTAGPHHDGH, encoded by the coding sequence GTGAAGCTGGAGAAAGTGGCGCAAGCGCCTGGAATGGCATCGGGCGAAGGCCCGATGCTGCTGGCGTTGCGCGGTGTCGGTAAGGTTTTTTCCAACGGCGTAACGGCACTCAGCGACGTCAATCTCACAATCCGGGACGGCGACTTCCTCAGCCTTCTCGGTCCGTCCGGCTGCGGCAAGTCGACGGCGCTGCGGCTGATTGCCGGCCTGTCGACGCCGACCTCCGGTGTGCTCGACTGGCGTGGCAGTGGATCGTCGGGCCGCTCGCAAATCGGCTTCGTCTTCCAGGAGCCGACGCTGCTGCCGTGGGCTGATGTCTTCGACAATGTCTGGCTGCCGCTGCGGTTGAAGGGCGTGTCGCGGGCCAAGGCGGCGCCGGCGGTGATGGAGATGCTGGCGCGGGTTCACCTGACCGGCTTCGAGAATGCCGTGCCGCGGGAGCTTTCCGGCGGCATGAAGATGCGCGTCTCGATTGCGCGGGCCATGGTGACCAAGCCGCGCGTGCTTTTGATGGACGAGCCGTTCGCCGCACTCGACGAGATCACCCGCTTCAAGCTCAACAACGATCTTCTGGAACTGTGGCAGGACGAGCGCTTTACCGTCGTCTTCGTCACCCACAGCGTCTTCGAAAGCGTTTTCCTCTCCAACCGCGTCGTCGTCATGGCGGCGCGGCCGGGCCGGGTGTTCGGCGAACTTGCCGTCGATGCGCCCTATCCGCGCGACGACGTGTTTCGCACGTCGCCCGACTATGCCGCGCTCTGCCGCCAGGCCTCGGATGTTCTGGTCAACGCCATCAACTCAACCGCCGGGCCGCATCATGACGGCCATTGA
- a CDS encoding ABC transporter permease, whose product MTAIDQPAVNLDPEEAGRVRQERLERIGRWLLPLAIMILAIWLWDRICVWNEIPKYILPRPGVVLQTLYDDAGLLFSSLLVTLRITFLSLALAVIGGVGLAVLFAQSKWVEMSFFPFAIVLQVTPIVAIFPLINIYVDNQTTKLLLCAWIVAFFPILSNTTLGLNSVDRNLRDMFKLNGATHWQQLRYLRLPAAMPYFLGGLKIAGGLSLIGAVVAEFVAGAQGQSSGLASRIIEAGYRLNAPRLFAALILISFTGILIFLVLSLISHLILRRWHESALKQER is encoded by the coding sequence ATGACGGCCATTGACCAACCTGCCGTGAACCTCGATCCGGAGGAGGCCGGCCGCGTTCGCCAGGAGCGGTTGGAACGGATCGGCAGATGGCTGCTACCGCTGGCGATCATGATCCTGGCCATCTGGCTATGGGACCGCATCTGCGTCTGGAACGAGATCCCGAAATACATCCTGCCGCGCCCCGGCGTGGTGTTGCAGACGCTTTATGACGATGCCGGGCTGCTGTTCTCCTCGCTGCTGGTGACGCTCAGGATCACCTTTCTCAGTCTGGCGCTTGCCGTGATTGGCGGGGTCGGGCTGGCGGTGCTGTTTGCGCAATCGAAATGGGTGGAGATGTCGTTTTTCCCCTTCGCCATCGTGCTGCAGGTGACGCCGATCGTCGCCATCTTCCCGCTGATCAACATCTATGTCGACAACCAGACAACGAAGCTCCTGCTTTGTGCCTGGATTGTCGCCTTCTTTCCGATCCTCTCCAACACCACGCTCGGTCTCAATTCCGTCGACCGCAATCTGCGCGACATGTTCAAGCTCAACGGCGCGACACACTGGCAGCAGTTGCGCTATCTGCGCCTGCCAGCGGCGATGCCCTATTTCCTCGGCGGGCTGAAGATCGCCGGCGGCCTGTCGCTGATCGGGGCGGTGGTGGCCGAGTTCGTCGCTGGCGCCCAGGGCCAGTCGTCCGGCCTTGCCTCGCGCATCATCGAGGCCGGCTACCGGCTCAACGCGCCACGGTTGTTCGCGGCGCTGATCCTGATCTCGTTTACCGGCATTTTGATCTTCCTGGTGCTGTCGCTGATTTCGCATCTGATCCTGCGGCGCTGGCACGAAAGCGCATTGAAGCAGGAGCGATAG
- a CDS encoding cytosine deaminase yields the protein MIPASGSYHLASVRVHQSLTPGLAAVYDSDGFALADIVVADGQVSSITASGRSKAPAGATDLGGRIVLPCFVDCHTHIDKGHIWPRKPNPDGTFMGALNATGADRAARWSADDVARRMDFSLRSAYAHGTKALRTHLDSVAPQEEISWPVFEAMRETWRGRIELQAACLLGIEGVRDKKWFERLAKRVAAAKGVLGVVTYMVPDLEELLDQVFAQAIKHGLDLDFHADETDDVAAISLKKIAEAALWNGFEGNILVGHCCSLARQPDLDVLDTLDKVAKAGLAVVSLPMCNLYLQDRRADNTTPRWRGVTLLHEMKARGIAVAVASDNTRDPFYAYGDLDMLEVYRMATRILHFDHPVGDWPQAVTSTPAKVMRLDGFGTLAVGGAADFVLFRGRSWTELLSRPESDRIVVRDGKAIDRQLPDYAELDELMVK from the coding sequence TTGATACCAGCCTCTGGCTCCTACCATCTCGCCAGCGTTCGCGTTCACCAGTCGCTGACGCCTGGCCTTGCCGCGGTTTACGATAGCGATGGTTTCGCGCTAGCCGATATCGTCGTCGCCGATGGCCAGGTTTCATCCATCACGGCTTCCGGCAGATCGAAAGCGCCGGCAGGCGCCACCGACCTAGGCGGCCGCATCGTGCTGCCGTGTTTCGTCGACTGCCACACCCATATCGACAAGGGCCATATCTGGCCGCGAAAACCCAATCCCGACGGCACCTTCATGGGCGCGTTGAACGCCACCGGCGCCGACCGCGCCGCGCGCTGGAGCGCCGACGATGTCGCCCGCCGCATGGATTTTTCGCTGCGTTCCGCTTATGCGCACGGCACCAAGGCGCTGCGCACCCATCTCGACAGCGTGGCGCCGCAAGAGGAGATCTCCTGGCCGGTGTTCGAGGCGATGCGGGAGACATGGCGCGGCCGTATCGAGTTGCAGGCTGCCTGCCTGCTCGGTATCGAAGGCGTTCGCGACAAGAAGTGGTTCGAAAGACTGGCCAAGCGGGTGGCTGCGGCCAAGGGCGTGCTCGGCGTCGTCACCTACATGGTGCCGGATCTGGAAGAGCTTCTCGACCAGGTGTTTGCGCAAGCGATCAAGCATGGCCTCGATCTCGATTTCCATGCCGATGAGACCGACGATGTTGCGGCGATCTCGCTGAAGAAGATCGCCGAGGCGGCCCTGTGGAACGGTTTTGAGGGAAACATCCTCGTCGGCCATTGCTGTTCGCTGGCGCGCCAGCCGGATCTCGATGTGCTCGACACGCTGGACAAGGTGGCGAAGGCGGGGTTGGCCGTGGTGTCGCTGCCGATGTGCAATCTCTACCTGCAGGACCGGCGGGCCGACAACACCACGCCGCGCTGGCGCGGCGTGACGCTGCTGCATGAGATGAAGGCGCGCGGCATTGCCGTTGCCGTTGCCTCCGACAACACGCGCGACCCGTTCTACGCCTATGGCGATCTCGATATGCTCGAGGTCTACCGCATGGCGACGCGCATCCTGCATTTCGACCACCCGGTTGGCGATTGGCCGCAAGCGGTGACTTCGACGCCGGCCAAGGTGATGCGGCTCGACGGTTTCGGCACGCTTGCCGTCGGCGGCGCCGCCGATTTCGTCCTCTTTAGGGGTCGGAGCTGGACGGAATTGCTGTCGCGGCCGGAATCTGATCGCATCGTCGTGCGCGACGGCAAGGCGATCGATCGCCAGCTGCCCGACTATGCCGAACTCGACGAGCTGATGGTGAAATAA
- a CDS encoding FAD-binding oxidoreductase produces MDIVALKRDLEGLKTDDNPAIVQQKSRDFYWYSPVLKQQLDHVTGDLIVTPKTEAEVIRVLAACHRHGVPVTPRGSGTGNYGQAMPLSGGVVLNLAEMNAVKTIAPGRVVTGPGAVLADIDRATRAHSGQELRMSPSTYNTASIGGFVAGGSGGVGSIRWGGLRDLGNVIRLRTVTMEAEPRVMDLTGEDVLKVMHAYGTNGIITEVEMPLTAAYDWVDVIVGFDDFMDAAGFGNDLAIQDGILAKLITPIAAPIPYSYFKRHQKFFRREQSIVVCMIAPHAMDAFVALTAHSKGEIVFRADKETDLKGLPPAYELTWNHTTLRAIRVDPDITYLQVRYPSPDHLGHVKAMVDRFGDEVPAHLEFIRFDGAIGAAGLPLVRFTTAERLDEIIRIHEDNGCWIFNPHRYTLEEGGMKRTDAVQLAFKRETDPQGLLNPGKMIAWENPDYDYRSGKSFLFKGLQKAS; encoded by the coding sequence ATGGACATTGTGGCGCTCAAGCGCGATCTCGAAGGTCTGAAGACCGACGACAATCCGGCGATCGTCCAGCAGAAGAGCCGCGACTTCTACTGGTACAGCCCGGTGCTGAAGCAGCAGCTCGATCATGTCACCGGCGACCTGATCGTAACGCCGAAAACCGAGGCCGAAGTGATCCGCGTGCTCGCTGCCTGTCACCGGCATGGCGTGCCGGTGACGCCGCGCGGCAGTGGCACCGGCAATTACGGCCAGGCCATGCCTTTGTCCGGCGGCGTGGTGCTCAACCTCGCCGAGATGAACGCGGTCAAGACGATCGCGCCCGGCCGTGTCGTCACGGGGCCGGGTGCGGTTCTGGCCGATATCGACAGAGCGACGCGCGCGCATTCCGGGCAGGAGCTCCGCATGTCACCGTCGACTTACAACACGGCATCGATCGGCGGTTTCGTCGCCGGCGGCTCGGGCGGCGTCGGCTCGATCCGCTGGGGTGGCTTGCGCGACCTCGGCAACGTCATCCGGCTGCGGACCGTGACGATGGAGGCGGAGCCGCGGGTCATGGACCTTACCGGCGAGGACGTGCTCAAGGTCATGCACGCCTACGGCACCAACGGCATCATCACCGAGGTCGAGATGCCGCTGACGGCAGCCTATGACTGGGTCGATGTGATCGTCGGCTTCGACGATTTCATGGATGCCGCCGGCTTCGGCAACGATCTCGCCATCCAGGACGGCATTCTGGCGAAACTGATCACGCCGATCGCCGCGCCCATCCCCTACTCCTATTTCAAGCGCCATCAGAAATTCTTCAGGCGCGAGCAAAGCATTGTCGTGTGCATGATCGCGCCGCATGCGATGGACGCGTTTGTCGCCTTGACGGCACACAGCAAGGGCGAGATCGTCTTTCGGGCCGACAAGGAGACAGATCTCAAGGGGCTGCCGCCCGCCTATGAACTGACTTGGAACCACACGACGCTGCGCGCCATCAGGGTCGATCCCGACATCACCTATCTGCAGGTTCGCTACCCGTCGCCGGACCATCTCGGTCACGTCAAGGCGATGGTCGATCGCTTCGGCGACGAGGTGCCGGCGCATCTCGAGTTCATCCGCTTCGATGGCGCGATCGGCGCGGCCGGGCTGCCGCTCGTCCGTTTCACCACGGCGGAGCGGCTCGACGAGATCATCCGCATCCATGAAGACAATGGCTGCTGGATCTTCAACCCGCACCGCTACACGCTGGAAGAGGGCGGCATGAAGCGGACCGACGCGGTGCAACTCGCCTTCAAGCGCGAGACCGATCCGCAAGGGCTGCTCAACCCCGGCAAGATGATTGCCTGGGAAAATCCGGACTACGACTACCGCTCCGGCAAGTCGTTCCTGTTCAAGGGTTTGCAGAAGGCAAGCTGA
- a CDS encoding NAD(P)H-dependent oxidoreductase translates to MNILVLYAHPVETSFNAGLHRMIVERLAAAGHAIDDCDLYAENFDPRLTQAERLGYHNERGVGDATAPYVERLLRADALVLSYPVWNFGFPAILKGFFDRVFLPGVSFKLVDGKVQPSLHNIRKLAAVTTYGGSRFRAILMGDPPRKLVDRMLRATIKPGASVSYLAHYSMNLSTIETRKAFLAKVAARMDAF, encoded by the coding sequence ATGAACATCCTCGTCCTCTACGCCCATCCGGTCGAGACCAGCTTCAATGCCGGTTTGCATCGGATGATCGTCGAGCGACTGGCGGCGGCCGGCCATGCCATCGACGACTGCGATCTCTACGCCGAGAACTTCGATCCGCGGCTGACGCAGGCTGAACGGCTCGGGTACCACAACGAACGCGGCGTCGGCGATGCCACAGCGCCTTATGTCGAGCGCTTGCTGCGGGCCGACGCGCTGGTGCTGTCATACCCTGTCTGGAATTTCGGTTTTCCGGCAATCCTGAAGGGCTTTTTCGACCGCGTCTTCCTGCCGGGGGTGTCGTTCAAGCTGGTCGATGGCAAGGTGCAGCCGTCACTGCACAACATCCGCAAGCTGGCCGCCGTCACCACCTATGGCGGCAGCCGCTTCCGTGCCATTCTGATGGGCGATCCGCCGCGCAAGCTGGTCGACCGCATGCTGCGCGCCACAATCAAGCCCGGTGCCTCCGTGTCCTACCTCGCGCACTATTCGATGAACCTGTCGACCATTGAGACGCGCAAGGCCTTCCTGGCGAAGGTGGCGGCCAGGATGGATGCGTTCTGA
- a CDS encoding NAD(P)H-dependent oxidoreductase translates to MRVLVVYCHPVPESFCASIRDSAIEVLKARGWEVRLLDLYAENFDPVMGCDERRSYNDQAPQDPALKPHFDHLAWAQAILFVYPTWWYGLPAMLKGWLDRVWATDVAFRLPAGKGRIKSLMTHVTKIGVITTCGAPTWWSVVVGQPGRKTILRGMRALCATRCRTFFLAHYLMDASTPKSRAAFLAKVRARLERF, encoded by the coding sequence ATGCGGGTGCTGGTGGTCTATTGCCATCCGGTGCCCGAAAGCTTCTGCGCCTCGATCCGCGATAGTGCCATCGAGGTGCTGAAGGCGAGGGGCTGGGAGGTGCGGCTGCTCGACCTCTATGCGGAGAATTTCGATCCGGTCATGGGCTGCGACGAGCGGCGCTCCTACAATGACCAAGCGCCGCAGGACCCGGCGCTCAAGCCGCATTTCGATCATCTCGCCTGGGCTCAGGCAATCCTCTTCGTCTATCCGACATGGTGGTACGGGCTGCCGGCGATGCTGAAGGGCTGGCTCGACCGGGTGTGGGCGACGGACGTCGCCTTCCGGTTGCCGGCGGGCAAGGGGCGGATCAAGTCGCTGATGACGCATGTGACGAAGATTGGCGTGATCACCACCTGCGGCGCACCGACCTGGTGGAGCGTCGTCGTCGGCCAGCCCGGGCGCAAGACCATCCTGCGCGGCATGCGCGCGCTCTGCGCCACCCGCTGCAGGACGTTCTTCCTGGCGCACTATTTGATGGATGCCTCGACGCCGAAGAGCAGGGCGGCGTTTCTGGCGAAGGTCAGGGCGAGGCTGGAGCGGTTTTGA
- a CDS encoding GcvT family protein, producing the protein MSAKTVPTKARAVIIGGGVSGCSVAYHLAKLGWTDIVLLERKQLTSGTTWHAAGLIGQLRGSQNMTRLAKYSADLYVKLEAETEVGTGMRQVGSITVALTEERKHEIYRQASLARAFDVDVREISPSEVKEMYPHLNVSDVVGAVHLPLDGQCDPANIAMALAKGARQRGATIVENVKVTKVHTRDGRVTGVSWAQGDEQGMIEADVVVNCAGMWARELGLQSGVTIPLHACEHFYLVTEPIPGLTRLPVLRVPDECAYYKEDAGKMMLGAFEPVAKPWGMDGIREDFCFDQLPEDMEHFEPILEMGVNRMPMLATAGIHTFFNGPESFTPDDRYYLGEAPELSGYWMATGYNSIGIVSSGGAGMALAQWINDGEAPFDLWEVDIRRAQPFQKNRRYLKERVSETLGLLYADHFPYRQMATSRNVRRSPLHEHLKARGAVFGEVAGWERANWFARDGQEREYRYSWKRQNWFDNQRKEHLAVRNGVGLFDMTSFGKIRVEGRDACAFLQKLCANDMDVAPGKIVYTQMLNQRGGIESDLTVTRLSQTAYFLVVPGATLQRDLAWLRKHLADEFVVITDVTAAEAVLCLMGPDARKLIQKVSPNDFSNETNPFGTFQEIEIGMGLARAHRVTYVGELGWELYVSTDQAAHVFEAIEEAGADIGLKLCGLHTLDSCRIEKAFRHFGHDITDEDNVLEAGLGFAVRTAKGDFLGRDAVLKKKEAGLNRRLLQFRLKDTEPLLFHNEAILRDGKIVGPITSGNYGHHLGGAIGLGYVPCKGESEADVLSSSYEIEIAGERFAAEASLKPMYDPKSERVRM; encoded by the coding sequence ATGAGCGCCAAGACCGTTCCCACCAAGGCCAGGGCCGTCATCATCGGCGGCGGCGTCTCCGGCTGCTCGGTCGCCTATCATCTGGCCAAGCTCGGCTGGACCGACATCGTGCTGCTCGAGCGCAAGCAGCTGACGTCAGGCACAACATGGCACGCCGCCGGCCTGATCGGCCAATTGCGCGGCTCGCAGAACATGACCCGGCTGGCGAAATATTCGGCCGACCTCTACGTCAAGCTGGAAGCCGAGACCGAGGTCGGCACCGGCATGCGGCAGGTCGGCTCGATCACCGTGGCGCTGACCGAAGAGCGCAAGCACGAGATCTACCGCCAGGCTTCGCTCGCCCGCGCCTTCGATGTCGACGTGCGCGAGATTTCGCCTAGCGAAGTCAAAGAGATGTACCCGCATCTCAATGTCTCCGATGTTGTCGGCGCCGTCCATTTGCCGCTCGACGGCCAGTGCGACCCGGCCAACATCGCCATGGCACTGGCCAAGGGCGCGCGCCAGCGTGGCGCGACCATCGTGGAGAATGTGAAGGTCACCAAGGTCCACACCAGGGATGGCCGTGTCACCGGCGTGTCCTGGGCACAGGGCGACGAGCAAGGCATGATCGAGGCGGACGTCGTCGTCAATTGTGCCGGCATGTGGGCGCGCGAACTCGGGCTTCAGAGCGGCGTCACCATCCCGCTGCATGCCTGCGAACACTTTTACCTCGTCACCGAACCGATTCCGGGTCTCACTCGCCTGCCGGTGCTGCGCGTTCCCGACGAATGCGCCTACTACAAGGAAGACGCCGGCAAGATGATGCTTGGCGCCTTCGAGCCGGTGGCCAAGCCGTGGGGCATGGACGGCATCCGCGAGGATTTCTGCTTCGACCAGTTGCCCGAGGACATGGAGCATTTCGAGCCGATCCTCGAAATGGGCGTCAACCGCATGCCGATGCTGGCGACCGCCGGCATTCATACCTTCTTCAACGGGCCCGAGAGTTTTACCCCGGATGACCGCTACTATCTCGGCGAGGCGCCGGAGTTGTCCGGCTACTGGATGGCGACCGGCTACAATTCGATCGGCATCGTCTCTTCCGGTGGCGCCGGCATGGCGCTGGCGCAATGGATCAACGACGGCGAAGCGCCCTTTGACCTCTGGGAAGTCGACATCCGCCGCGCCCAGCCGTTCCAGAAGAACCGCCGCTACCTGAAGGAGCGGGTCTCCGAAACACTCGGCCTGCTCTATGCCGACCATTTCCCCTACCGCCAGATGGCGACCTCGCGAAACGTCAGGCGCTCGCCGTTGCACGAGCATCTGAAAGCGCGCGGCGCGGTGTTCGGCGAGGTCGCCGGCTGGGAACGCGCCAACTGGTTCGCTCGTGACGGCCAGGAGCGCGAGTACCGCTATTCGTGGAAGCGGCAAAACTGGTTCGACAATCAGCGCAAAGAACATCTGGCGGTTCGCAACGGTGTCGGCCTGTTCGACATGACCTCGTTCGGCAAGATCCGCGTCGAAGGCCGCGACGCCTGCGCCTTCCTGCAAAAGCTCTGCGCCAACGACATGGACGTCGCGCCGGGCAAGATCGTCTATACGCAAATGCTCAACCAGCGCGGCGGCATCGAGAGCGATCTCACCGTCACGCGACTGTCGCAAACGGCCTATTTCCTCGTCGTGCCCGGCGCGACGCTGCAGCGCGACCTGGCGTGGCTGAGAAAACATCTCGCCGACGAATTCGTGGTCATCACCGACGTGACAGCGGCCGAAGCCGTGCTCTGCCTGATGGGTCCGGATGCGAGAAAGCTCATTCAGAAGGTGAGCCCGAACGATTTCTCCAACGAAACCAATCCGTTCGGGACGTTTCAGGAGATAGAAATCGGCATGGGTCTGGCCCGCGCCCACCGCGTCACCTATGTCGGCGAACTGGGTTGGGAGCTTTATGTTTCGACCGACCAGGCAGCACACGTCTTCGAGGCTATTGAAGAAGCCGGAGCCGATATCGGTCTGAAACTCTGCGGCCTGCACACGCTGGATTCCTGCCGCATCGAAAAAGCCTTTCGGCATTTCGGCCATGACATCACCGACGAGGACAATGTGCTGGAAGCCGGCCTTGGCTTCGCGGTGAGGACAGCCAAGGGCGATTTTCTCGGCCGCGATGCCGTGCTGAAGAAGAAAGAAGCCGGGTTGAACCGTCGGCTGCTCCAGTTTCGCCTGAAGGACACGGAGCCGCTGCTGTTCCATAACGAGGCCATCCTGCGCGACGGCAAGATCGTCGGTCCGATCACCTCGGGCAATTACGGCCATCATCTCGGCGGCGCCATCGGGCTCGGCTATGTGCCGTGCAAGGGCGAGAGCGAGGCCGATGTGCTGTCGTCATCCTACGAGATCGAGATCGCCGGCGAGCGCTTCGCCGCCGAAGCATCACTGAAGCCGATGTATGATCCGAAATCGGAACGGGTGCGGATGTGA
- a CDS encoding pyridoxal phosphate-dependent aminotransferase yields MPRPSSRITGIVPSGKDGWEVHTAAWARKQVGEDIIMLSVGDHDFDTPSQTIEACVTAVRASNHHYTPLPGIPRLRKAMATASTACTGVATNSDQVIATPGGQAALYAAVQAVLDQGDHAIVVAPYYATYPNTFGAAGAQFTVVETPAEDGFQPRAADIRAALRPNTRAILINTPNNPTGAVYSRQRLEELAQICKEHDLWLLSDEVYWTLGGGEHISPRSLPGMAERTLVINSMSKSHGMTGWRMGWLTGPEEMISLLINLNLVTTYGLPAFISLACAEALENSYGVKDIAERYAARRTILLDAVRGMNNVTVRGSEGGMYVMLDISAVEPDDEKFAWALLDEEKVGVMPGSSFGEAAAGHIRISLCQPKAVLEEAALRLRRFASSYRREAA; encoded by the coding sequence ATGCCCAGACCATCATCGCGCATTACCGGTATCGTGCCTTCGGGCAAGGATGGCTGGGAGGTCCACACCGCAGCCTGGGCACGCAAGCAGGTCGGCGAAGACATCATCATGCTGTCGGTCGGCGACCATGATTTCGACACGCCGTCGCAAACGATCGAAGCCTGCGTGACGGCGGTTCGCGCCAGCAATCACCACTACACGCCGCTTCCCGGCATCCCTCGCCTGCGCAAGGCAATGGCGACAGCCTCGACCGCTTGCACCGGTGTTGCGACAAATTCCGACCAGGTCATCGCCACGCCAGGTGGGCAGGCAGCACTGTACGCGGCTGTGCAAGCTGTTCTCGACCAGGGCGATCATGCCATCGTGGTCGCGCCCTATTACGCGACCTATCCCAACACATTCGGTGCGGCGGGTGCGCAATTCACCGTGGTCGAAACCCCCGCCGAGGACGGATTCCAGCCGCGGGCTGCCGACATCCGCGCAGCCCTTCGACCCAACACGCGCGCCATCCTCATCAACACGCCCAACAACCCGACGGGTGCGGTCTATTCGCGCCAGCGGCTGGAAGAGCTGGCGCAAATCTGCAAGGAGCATGACCTCTGGCTGCTGTCGGATGAGGTCTACTGGACGCTGGGCGGCGGCGAACACATCTCGCCGCGCTCGCTGCCCGGCATGGCCGAGCGCACGCTGGTCATCAATTCGATGTCCAAGAGCCACGGCATGACCGGCTGGCGCATGGGCTGGCTGACCGGGCCTGAAGAGATGATCTCGCTGCTGATCAATCTCAATCTGGTGACCACCTACGGCCTGCCGGCCTTCATCAGCCTCGCTTGCGCCGAGGCGCTCGAGAACAGCTATGGCGTCAAGGACATCGCCGAACGCTATGCCGCGCGACGCACCATCCTGCTCGATGCCGTGCGCGGCATGAACAACGTCACCGTGCGCGGCTCCGAAGGCGGCATGTATGTCATGCTCGACATATCAGCCGTCGAACCAGACGACGAGAAATTCGCCTGGGCCTTGCTCGACGAGGAAAAGGTCGGCGTGATGCCGGGCTCGAGCTTCGGCGAGGCCGCCGCCGGCCACATCCGCATCAGCCTCTGCCAGCCCAAGGCGGTGCTGGAGGAAGCTGCCCTTCGCCTGCGCCGCTTCGCATCCAGCTACCGCCGTGAGGCCGCATGA